The following are encoded in a window of Amaranthus tricolor cultivar Red isolate AtriRed21 chromosome 2, ASM2621246v1, whole genome shotgun sequence genomic DNA:
- the LOC130806246 gene encoding probable 2-oxoglutarate-dependent dioxygenase AOP1, with translation MVTKTGQKLPTINLNSTNLNPGTSSWVSTSNKIRKALEEYGCFVAMYDKFSVDLHNKAVDVIKPMFDLPNEVKARNCSDLPYHGYYKPGKVMPLLESLGIGNAPIIDEVHNFANLLWPNGNPLFCETIHEYATKVAELEQGVIRMVFESYGVEKYYKDHLDSKTYLLRIAKYRVPLKHEDNIGALGHTDKNFITILHENDVNGLEVQTKDGHWLSFDSSPQSFVVMAGEPFLAWSNNRIHAPLHRVIMKGEKPRYSFALFSTTKDTIETPKELVDDEHPLQFKPFDYMGLLRFYTEDVTRMAVCTIKDYCGL, from the exons atggttaccAAGACTGGTCAAAAGCTTCCTACAATCAACCTGAATAGCACAAACTTAAACCCAGGAACAAGTTCATGGGTATCAACAAGCAACAAGATCAGGAAAGCACTAGAAGAATATGGATGTTTTGTAGCTATGTATGATAAGTTTTCAGTAGATCTTCATAATAAGGCTGTTGATGTTATAAAGCCTATGTTTGATCTTCCTAATGAAGTAAAAGCAAGAAATTGTTCTGATCTTCCTTACCATGGTTACTATAAGCCAGGAAAAGTCATGCCTTTACTTGAAAGTCTAGGAATTGGGAATGCACCCATCATTGATGAGGTTCATAACTTTGCTAATCTCTTGTGGCCTAATGGGAATCCACTCTTTTG TGAAACGATCCATGAATACGCAACAAAAGTAGCAGAGCTAGAACAAGGGGTAATAAGGATGGTGTTCGAGAGTTATGGAGTAGAGAAGTACTATAAGGATCATTTGGACTCCAAAACGTACCTTCTTCGGATAGCAAAATATAGGGTACCCCTTAAACACGAGGACAATATTGGTGCACTTGGTCATACTGacaaaaattttattactataCTTCATGAGAATGATGTGAATGGCTTAGAGGTTCAAACTAAGGATGGTCATTGGCTTAGTTTTGACTCCTCGCCTCAGTCTTTTGTTGTTATGGCCGGTGAACCTTTCTTG GCATGGAGCAACAACAGAATACATGCACCTTTACATCGTGTGATAATGAAAGGAGAGAAGCCAAGATATTCATTTGCATTGTTCTCAACAACCAAAGACACAATTGAAACACCAAAAGAATTGGTAGATGATGAGCACCCTTTACAATTTAAGCCTTTTGATTACATGGGATTGCTACGTTTTTACACCGAAGATGTTACTCGAATGGCTGTATGCACCATCAAAGACTATTGTGGACTTTAA
- the LOC130806245 gene encoding auxin-responsive protein IAA2-like, whose translation MAENCPKLLNLIPKEKEKMGMEELRYGCSSSDDKKLELTLGLPGDRNSSVKENEKSLFSLGCFSSKNNNGGVIGCGQEQNHNPWSSISQQNNSPFLQNHHKYQTCPKHHQGLPVMVKESSQPSSTRISELQTAEEKAFSPPSVNTAVLNSSQKRAAPPVVGWPPIRSFRKNLASSSGKGVSEPQSEIPSKPESQKSTKENNTHKGQFVKINMDGVPIGRKVDLSAYTNYSSLSSSVDKLFRGLLAAQRDSCPGAIDNKQEEQKPITDVLDGSGEYTLVYEDNEGDRMLVGDVPWRMFVATVKRLRVLKSSDLSTFNQVMVKKAR comes from the exons ATGGCTGAAAATTGCCCAAAATTGTTGAATTTGATAccaaaagagaaagagaagatgGGTATGGAGGAATTAAGATATGGGTGTTCTTCATCTGATGATAAAAAGCTTGAACTTACACTTGGTTTACCGGGTGATAGAAATTCATCAGTTAAAGAGAATGAAAAATCACTTTTCTCTCTGGGTTGTTTTTCTTCCAAGAACAACAATGGTGGTGTTATTGGGTGTGGGCAGGAACAGAATCATAACCCATGGTCATCTATCTCCCAACAAAATAATTCTCCATTTCTGCAAAATCATCATAAGTACCAAACATGTCCTAAACATCATCAAGGCTTGCCTGTCATGGTAAAGGAATCATCACAGCCTAGTAGCACTAGAATATCAGAGTTGCAGACTGCAGAAGAGAAGGCATTTTCACCACCTTCTGTAAATACAGCTGTGCTCAACAGTTCTCAGAAAAG AGCTGCTCCTCCAGTTGTGGGTTGGCCACCAATTCGATCGTTCCGAAAGAACCTTGCTAGCAGCTCAGGGAAGGGGGTTTCTGAACCCCAGAGCGAGATCCCAAGTAAGCCAGAAAGTCAAAAGTCGACCAAAGAGAATAACACTCACAAGGGTCAGTTTGTGAAAATCAACATGGATGGTGTTCCTATTGGAAGGAAAGTTGATCTTAGTGCATATACTAACTACAGCAGCCTCTCTTCTTCAGTTGACAAGCTATTTAGAGGGCTACTTGCAG CGCAAAGGGATTCTTGTCCTGGTGCAATAGACAACAAACAAGAAGAGCAGAAACCAATTACAGATGTGCTGGATGGAAGTGGGGAATATACTTTGGTTTATGAGGATAATGAGGGAGACAGAATGCTTGTTGGTGATGTCCCATGGCG CATGTTTGTGGCGACTGTCAAGAGGTTACGTGTGTTGAAGAGTTCTGACCTTTCTACATTTAATC AGGTTATGGTAAAAAAAGCAAGATAA